The region AGATGAGAGCAACGACAAGAGGCAACACCGGGAAAAAAATCATTTATGATGCATAGTTTGTGCGACCGGTTTCTAAGCTTTATACCATGCTGATTAATATGAAAGCCCGTTAATTAGGgttacatgtgtgtgtgtgtgtatatatatagggaaaggatcaaatgagaacacctaaaaggttgagaacgcgagaacaagtatatttatttgtgattccatgaattcatttgtggagaaatgataaatttctatgcacaatcaacatgaatatgctttttattttcaattgaaattaaatgcgtaaaaatttatcatttctccacaaattaATACATGAAATCgcaaatgaatatactttgttctcgcgttctcaatctttttggtgttctcatttgatcctactcctatatatatatatatatatatatatatatatatatatatatatatatatatatatatatatatatatatatatatatatatatatatatatatatatatatatatatatatatatatatatatatatatatatatatatatatatatatatcagatacAAGTTACATAAAAGGCCCTCTATAGTCTATACTATACAAAGGTGTATGAACAACAAAAAGAATAAACTATTTAACACTACTCACGCCCACTAATTGTTGGAAATACTGATTCTTTCAACTTCATTTATTGAAATATTTGCTTACTTGTTACAACATATTTTGTTTGATAACAAAACACACTTGTCAATCATTAAAATAGACGGAAATGACAACTTGGGATTGCTTGCATCAATAATATTGTTTTGTAACTTTCTTTATGCACTCCAAATATTTTATCGGGCAACGGATGATATCACATACTAAAAGATTTACTTattaaaaaagataaattttgCTATATGTGGTACaagataaataaatattaaaaacccaattcatgaaaatACATCTACCATTAGATGTTTATTCAATTTGCCAATCGTCCTTAAGTACCATTTTAAGGTCGACCACCTTATTCTCCGGCAAGGTTATGCTCACTATCCTTCCATCGGAGCATCCTTTTGGTGTTGGAAGGACCAAAACTACACCTTCATCATCAATATTATCAATAAAACAGTTTACATAAAATGGTTTTTGTCCTCTCACTTCAAATTCATAAAACGAGACGTCACTTAgatcaacaaaagtcaaattCGCTCCATAAATGAGAAAATCGGGAAGCTTATCATCCATCTTCATTACTTCTTCAATTTTCATTCGCTCATCGACTACATGATTCATCATCAGCAACCCTAGTTGCATAAGGTTACATTCATCTATTGGAATATCCGTTTTGACAACACCAACTGTTTGACTTTTATTTGTAATAATTCCTTTGGTTCTGTTTCCGAAGTCACTTTTGCATACAGTTACAGTTTGTAATCCCAACCCTTGTCTAATTTTTCCTAAGCAATTCCAAAGTACAACGCAAATACATTCGAATAAAGGAACTTGTGGCCCAGATTTCTCTTGACATATCTTCGCTTGCAATCGAATCAATTCGAACATCGAAATATGAAAGGAAAAGGTTTCCATTTTAGTATTATTTGAAGTAGACCAATGATCTCCAACTGGGCCAATTTGTTTTATAGAAAATAGATCTTTGCTCGAGTTTAGGCTTTTGATATTATATGTTTGAGTTTGTTGTTGAGCCATAGTGAGTGGTTGTGCAGGGTAATGGTGAACAATGGCTTCAGCCCATAGTCTCATGAATGTCACAGCGGAAAAAACATCACCAAGTACATGGGACCAACTCATCCCAACTGATGTGGCCCCACATTTAAACTTAGTTAACTGTATAGAAAGAAAGAAGCTAAATGCtagttatttaaatatttttagatGATCATATGATATtaacacaaaaaaacaaaaaaaaaaatggttaACAAGAGGATATACATAAAGTATTACTCCTTAGAAGAATTATGACTCCTTAGAAGAGTTATATTGCACATTGTGAATCTGTACTATAACTCATTAAATTTGTATAAATTCTTTGTATGAATTTGCAcaaattcacagtgtgaatccgCATAGATTTCACAGGGTGAATATTACAGactcacaatgtgaatctgaacaaaTTTACAATATAAATCTGAACAGATAATTTTTTTATATCAATGGATAGAGGATAAAAATTTATGGATAtctataattttgttttttttatatgaaaaactTGCTTTAAAAGTTGAGAAAAAATTGGTTCATTGGTTCTAAGGTTTAAAATTGTTCATTGTTgaacccaatatatatatatatatatatatatatatatatatatatatatatatatatatatatatatatatatatatatatatatatatatatactatgagatcacaaaactttttttgaatttctttttgaaaaagtcGCAGCTTTCTATATAAATTCActaaaaaaattttgatttttttttttataaaaaaaagttgattttttttcagcgaattttaAGAAAAAGCTgcaattatttataaaaaaaacctcaatttttttttgtgatctctaagcattttttttatgcatttttatgatttttagggttttttattGTTAAtagagctatatatatatatatatatatatatatatatatatatatatatatatatatatatatatatatatataaaggttgtaaaaatcgtttgacgTTAGCTAGTTGGTGTACTgaggttaagggattaatcggctaggcggggattaatcggggaccattaattgttaatttgttgaatttaaaaaaaaaattaaatatgagtaATATCAtttaaaagttcataaataccgttaatatcataacaaaacaggttaatatgattaataaaagACTAATCATATCGTAAATAGTTTCTCTTGAAATATAACTTCTTCATAATGTTAAATTTTCTTGAAGTTCTATTGCTTCACTCATTGTGTATGCAAGGATTAATTGCTAGGtgccctctaatcggtcgagtagcacctatggattaatcgggacctaatcgagatttttacaacagtgatatatatatatatatatatatatatatatatatatatatatatatatatatatatatatatatatatatatatatatatatatatgttcaggttcatttgagaccatgttaattttgtgagaccatgagaccaaatcaaaaaataattttaaaatacaaaatacaaggaaaaacccaaaaattctttttttaattattattttcggaactttaatTGCCTAAAAAAAAGTtaccgttttttttttgaaaaatacgtgaaataatctaatataatattacattgTAAATATTCTAATttaattttta is a window of Lactuca sativa cultivar Salinas chromosome 1, Lsat_Salinas_v11, whole genome shotgun sequence DNA encoding:
- the LOC111896973 gene encoding protein ECERIFERUM 26, yielding MVSLKEQNPIYDIKISSVVPGIISGNNAFQELTPMDLSMKLHYLRFVYYFTAPAFDGMTTRNIKETMFIWLSYAYIPCGRFRRTNSGRPFIKCNDSGLRIIEARCHLNLDEWLKSKDDSRDRLLVPNNVIGPDLEFSPLVMIQLTKFKCGATSVGMSWSHVLGDVFSAVTFMRLWAEAIVHHYPAQPLTMAQQQTQTYNIKSLNSSKDLFSIKQIGPVGDHWSTSNNTKMETFSFHISMFELIRLQAKICQEKSGPQVPLFECICVVLWNCLGKIRQGLGLQTVTVCKSDFGNRTKGIITNKSQTVGVVKTDIPIDECNLMQLGLLMMNHVVDERMKIEEVMKMDDKLPDFLIYGANLTFVDLSDVSFYEFEVRGQKPFYVNCFIDNIDDEGVVLVLPTPKGCSDGRIVSITLPENKVVDLKMVLKDDWQIE